GCCCCGCGTCCCAAGGTGCTTCGCCTGCTCGAAACCTGCCGCCTGACCGACTATTTCAACACCGCCACCCGTCTCGACGAGGTCGAAGCCATTGCCCGGAACCTGACGGAGCACCTCGACGGTGGAACCATCTACGAAGAGGGCTCGCTCAAACTCGAACTTCCCATGGAACTCACCTCGGCCACCTTGCCCTCCTACGAAAAAGAGGCGGAGTTCATCCGTCGCGAACTCAAGGAGCAGGGCATCCTCAAAACCGTCGAGGTCGATGCCGCCCAGCTCGATTTCATCGACAGCTCCGGCCTCGGCTTCCTCATTGCCCTGAAGAAAACCACGCAGGACGAAGGCGTATCCATGTCCATCGCCAACCTGCCCACCAAACCCCGCCGCACCTTCGAAATCGCCCGCGTCGACAAGGTGCTCCTACACGCATAAGTCCTCCCGGACTTCCTTCCATCAAGCTCTTCCCGCACTCGAAGTATATCATCCAACCACCACGATCGTGGGTGTTGGATGATATACTTTCCTAGTTGCCCGATGCGAGTTTGTGGGCGTGGCGGGTGGTTTCCGGCAGGCGGTATTTCGTGACGCACTGCAGGACGATCCGGTGGGCGGTGTCGAGGCCGACGCGGTGGCCGGGGGAGATGTAGAGGGGTTTGACGTTGGTGCGGGTGCGCAGGACGACTCCGATCTGTTCGTCTTTATCCATCAGCGGAACATGGCACCCTTTTTCCAATGGAACGTCTGCGTGCGTTCCGGTCAGGCGCGACTTGGCGACGCCGATGGCGGGAATGTCGAGCAGCAGGCCGAGGTGGGCCGCGATGCCGAAGCGGCGGGGATGGGCGATGCCTTGGCCATCGCACAGCAGCAGGTCGGGTTGGGCGCTAAGCTTGAGCATGGCCTCCAGCACGGCCGGGACTTCGCGGAAGGAGAGCAGGCCGGGCACGTAGGGGAAGGTCGTCGGATGGTGGGCGATCGCCGTTTCCACCACGTCGAGTGTTGCGAAATCCAGCACCGCAATCGCCGCGTGTGTTACCGTGTTGTTTTTCTCGAAGCCAACATCCACTCCGGCCACGGTGTTGATTTCGCCGAAGTCGTCCTTGAGCTTAACGCGATCCTGCAGCGCGTGCTGGATCTTGACGGCTTCCTTCGGACTGACATCCCATGCATGCATTTTTTTTACCACTAAGACACGAAGGACTCTAAGTTGC
This DNA window, taken from Pontiella desulfatans, encodes the following:
- the nfi gene encoding deoxyribonuclease V (cleaves DNA at apurinic or apyrimidinic sites), whose protein sequence is MHAWDVSPKEAVKIQHALQDRVKLKDDFGEINTVAGVDVGFEKNNTVTHAAIAVLDFATLDVVETAIAHHPTTFPYVPGLLSFREVPAVLEAMLKLSAQPDLLLCDGQGIAHPRRFGIAAHLGLLLDIPAIGVAKSRLTGTHADVPLEKGCHVPLMDKDEQIGVVLRTRTNVKPLYISPGHRVGLDTAHRIVLQCVTKYRLPETTRHAHKLASGN